From Alcaligenes faecalis, the proteins below share one genomic window:
- a CDS encoding acyltransferase family protein: MMKYRSDIDGLRALAVLSVLIFHLDSNWLPGGFVGVDVFFVISGFLISQIIKNEVMVGDFFFAEFYKRRIRRILPPLYIILFFSLLFGFVFFIPEDFDQLFLSFFYSSFFLANRFFSKDGGYFDISSDEKPLLHIWSLSIEEQFYFIWPVVFIIFFKLFSKYKKENQDAVLASVVACVVALGFAYSQFYLLSSKAGDSVYFLLRLRFSELLVGALFAFLPTYAHRLGCHLLQLTGVVLIVSGLLVLDKHSLFPGLNALLPCFGAGLFIYGGRSEQALGGLVMRFFQMPWMVAIGLISYSLYLWHWPVLAYLRYVYGAYGLPTSWMLVAVPSIFALAYLTYRFVELPCKRLSINFTKAFLLLFLAPALLLIMLGAGLKAVKPSLDFDPALLNYGTDVCHGNFDKRCLRGSPDSSRRVLVTGDSHAAALNSFIDEVGRHEGWQAYVVTASSCSPVFGFSENVLPESSREPCKNLKEYVVNAYQQYDAVVFTSFWSYQLGDEPELADPAYLSKLEQTLRSMAQTTPIYVLSDVPELPVSPIRLELFDRLGLHIERESGGKADFANVRIKQIVDRIPNVHWVELGPVAKKLSEQGRYAGRMAYFDNNHLNVYGSMSLGQLFVQEGHRLLSR; encoded by the coding sequence ATGATGAAATATAGAAGTGACATAGACGGGCTACGTGCTTTGGCGGTACTTTCCGTTCTGATCTTTCATTTGGACTCCAATTGGCTGCCTGGTGGGTTTGTCGGGGTTGATGTGTTTTTTGTGATTTCTGGTTTCTTGATCAGCCAGATCATAAAGAATGAAGTAATGGTTGGTGATTTTTTCTTCGCTGAATTCTATAAAAGAAGGATCCGAAGAATTCTTCCTCCTCTTTATATTATTCTGTTTTTTTCATTGTTATTTGGGTTTGTTTTTTTTATCCCAGAAGACTTTGATCAGCTGTTCCTATCTTTTTTTTATTCTTCTTTTTTTTTGGCTAACAGGTTTTTTTCAAAAGATGGTGGGTATTTTGATATTTCATCAGATGAAAAACCCTTGTTGCATATCTGGTCATTGTCAATAGAAGAGCAGTTTTATTTTATTTGGCCTGTTGTTTTTATTATTTTCTTCAAGCTTTTTTCTAAATATAAAAAAGAAAACCAGGATGCGGTGCTTGCCAGCGTTGTGGCCTGTGTCGTAGCGCTTGGCTTTGCGTATAGTCAGTTTTATCTTTTGTCTTCCAAGGCCGGAGACTCTGTCTACTTTCTGCTGCGCTTGCGCTTTAGCGAACTGCTGGTGGGAGCTCTGTTCGCTTTTTTGCCTACGTATGCTCATCGGTTGGGATGTCATTTACTTCAGTTGACAGGTGTGGTGCTGATTGTCAGTGGCTTGCTGGTGTTGGATAAGCACTCCCTGTTCCCAGGCTTGAATGCTCTCTTGCCATGTTTTGGGGCAGGCTTGTTCATTTACGGTGGCCGGTCAGAGCAGGCGCTTGGTGGCCTGGTCATGCGGTTTTTTCAGATGCCTTGGATGGTTGCTATAGGGCTGATTTCCTATTCCCTGTACCTTTGGCATTGGCCTGTGTTGGCCTACTTACGATACGTCTATGGGGCTTATGGTCTGCCCACTAGTTGGATGCTGGTTGCTGTTCCCTCTATATTTGCCTTGGCCTATTTGACTTACCGATTTGTGGAGTTGCCTTGCAAGCGTCTGAGTATCAATTTTACAAAAGCTTTTCTGCTCTTGTTTCTAGCCCCGGCTTTACTGCTAATCATGCTGGGGGCTGGTCTGAAGGCAGTCAAGCCTTCTTTGGATTTTGATCCTGCTCTTTTGAATTATGGGACAGATGTCTGTCATGGGAATTTTGATAAGCGGTGTTTGCGGGGGAGTCCGGATAGTTCGCGCCGAGTCTTGGTGACAGGGGATTCTCATGCAGCGGCTTTGAATTCGTTTATAGATGAGGTTGGGCGTCATGAGGGCTGGCAGGCTTATGTGGTAACAGCTAGCTCTTGCTCTCCGGTTTTTGGCTTCAGTGAAAATGTGTTGCCTGAGTCTTCGCGCGAACCCTGCAAGAATCTCAAGGAGTATGTGGTAAATGCTTATCAGCAGTATGACGCTGTCGTGTTTACCTCGTTTTGGTCTTATCAATTAGGTGATGAGCCAGAGCTTGCTGACCCCGCTTATTTGTCCAAACTGGAGCAGACCTTGCGCAGCATGGCTCAAACGACTCCCATTTATGTCTTGTCGGATGTACCGGAGTTGCCTGTGTCCCCTATTCGTTTGGAGCTTTTTGATCGCTTAGGGTTGCATATCGAAAGGGAATCGGGAGGAAAGGCCGATTTCGCCAATGTCAGGATCAAGCAGATTGTTGATCGAATCCCGAATGTACATTGGGTTGAGTTAGGACCTGTAGCGAAAAAGCTCTCCGAACAAGGTCGTTATGCGGGACGCATGGCGTATTTCGACAATAACCATCTCAATGTCTACGGTTCGATGTCTTTGGGACAGTTGTTTGTGCAGGAAGGGCACCGCTTGCTGTCTCGTTGA